The sequence CCCTTGCGTTTACTATGCCCTCTCCCTGGGATATTCTTTCCCAAGGTTTCTGAATAGCTCCTTTCCCTTATGTtttggctcaaatgtcaccttctcagagaggctaTCCCTGAAGGTTATACAATAGCATTTTCCTCCAcactccctgccctcccagactACCAACTGcccttcctctgtttctctcctttGCATTTGTCAACGCATGGTGCTCTCTGCATGGACTTCTTTACTGTCAGCCTCTCTACTCTGAAACAAGAGGATTCTCATACTTCCTGGGAGCAGGGACTTGGCAGGTTTTGCCTCTGCTGTATTCCCAGCTCCTGGAATGATGTCTGGTTCTTAGTAtacactcaatgaatatttgttgaataattgaaTTTTTCTCCTAATATCCCTGATTAATCTGTAGTCTCCCCACATCACACAAACAGTTGAAGTGAGGAGACTCGACTTACATCTCTCAGTGTTTAGTTCAAGTCTAATTTACTCTGAGGAGTCTTCTCTTAAAAACTCCTCATCTATAACAACCATCCTCTTGCTTTGTGCTGGAGTAATGTGGAGGAAAGGGAATGAGCTTTGGCATCCCATGGACCAACTTTAAACCCCAACTCTCAACTTGGGAACTTTACGGGCAAAGGACTTAATATTTCCAAGTCTCAGTTTTAATATTCATGAGTAGCTGCCTCAGATAGctactgagaaataaaaataacacatttatgtaaaacttttaatatataaatgctaaataactctttttagaatttgttttataatatctatagctacatttatttttatattgtttcttttttatttgtttttgcattcttcaCTAAATTCTATATATCTCTAACTCAGGAACAGTCATTTTTGTCTTCGTTATACTCTCAAGAAATACTTAAATGAttaccattttcttattttttacaagGCAGACTCAATATTGGAAATGCCTCCTAAGTACCTAGTACAATTTGAGATGAAGGTGCTAGAAAACGACACCCACAGAGGAGAGGAATAAAAGGATTCACTGTGCCCCCTGCCTTGGGGAGAGTGACTTTGGGTCTGTCCTTACTGAAGCAGTAGTAGTCAATGAGCAGTAATCCCAGTCATTCTTGCACGAATCTGAACTGTTCCTATAAAATGTGACAAtccctttttgtttgtttattttggttttggatCCAGAATTTTTGCTGATGTTATtgggaaatgaatgaattctatttttcatttgcattcttgTGTATGTTAAGAATAATGGATGAAATCAGAACTTCCTGTCACACAAATCATTCCAGTGGAAACACTACCGGTGCCTCTTATGCAGGTGTTTGGGGACCTTGAGGTTCAGatgataatattaaaattgtgCCCACTAATATTAGTCCTAGATCAAGATAAGGAGTAGATAATTATCTTTTGCATTATTGTGGTTACAGTTCCATTTTAGATCACTTCTTACACATCcctagaaaaaaagacttttaaggGAAATGTGATGAGGCCATAGGCTTCTCTCACTTGCCAAGTGACAGAGTGAAAGCCACCAATCCCAGGCCACAGGCTCTGCTGTCCTCACCTCCAAAGACACACCCCTTCCATGTGCGTCCTGTGAAAATCAGCATCGGGTCATAGGTGATCATCTTGGCTGACGGAGGAGCGCCGACTACCACACTGGTCCCATAGTTCATGTGGCAGGATGCCAAGGCATCGACCTGAGTTTAAAATGAAGGAGAATGTTTGGTTCTTATTTTCTTGTCATATCACATGGGCTTGAAATGACCTATGTGCTATAGCAGTTCCTGAAGTTAGCTCAGTTTCCAAGTCATGAAATTAAATTAGGCTACCTTTTGGCTTTCTTGCTTTGAAAAATCCTCAGTGCAACATTAGTTCTTAAACTTCTACACACGTTTTCTCTTTATAGGAGAAAACAATAATTAATGTGGTCAGTATTTGTGGCATTTTCACTGTACCATGCAGTAAAACACAGAGAAACCTGGTGATATTTTCATACCGATAACACCACTTCAGGTAAGCCTTAGGAAGTCATTTGAACCAATCTCAGTTGAATTAAGTATACCAAACCAATTAACACAGTGGATTTTCAAAaaagtttagtttaaaaattaaataacatattgaAATGTGAGATAAAGGAATTCATTTTCTTGGCAGCATTTCTGAGACTAACTCTATATTTTCTGGTCATTAGTCtactcaatatttattaataattttttgaatacttGGTAGATTGTATTAACAGATGTTGGCAGTTTTCAGAGATCAATGTTCATCCATGCATTATCTGGTCATCAATAGTCCCTAGTTAATATAACCAATATTGCACATGACTCCATAAACATACAAGCTAGAATGCTATTTATTGCTATGGAATAATTCCTAATGATTTGCTAGGAAAGGGGTATGGCAATAATAGTGAATTAATGACTACTTATTCCTAAATTACCAAAAGCATTAAAGTGAATTTAATCTGCTACTCAATCTTGAGCAACACTGGCTTTGTCCTATTTTTCCAATTGTCCTTACCCTACTCCAGCCCAGGGCGTTCTAATTCCAGGATCTCTGCACTGGTTTCACAGATCTAAGCTGGGGTATGGTGCTGCTGGCTGCCACGAAGAGGGCATGTTTAGAAAGTTGAAGGCTCATATTCTAAGCGAATtcagagaagtgaaaagaaaCCTCAGGTGTAAAGAGTGAGAAGTTGGGTCTATCAAGGATTTGGGGAAGAGATTGCAACATTGGTAATAATCCCTTATCTTTGGggtctcttccttctctctcctcaggGAGTCACCTTGTGATGCTTTGTTTGCTAAAGTTCAAGAGATGGAATTACCTGGGCCAAGAAATCCACAAATACAAGGAAGATATCACCTAAAAAAATGTACCTGGAAGAGAGACTACCTTGCCCTCTTGTCATCTGAGAGTGGTATGATGTGATACTTAACTTTGGTCAGGAGGACCTGCCCTTAAGCTTTTGACTTTTAGGCAAAATTGCTATGTGATTACCAGTTTTTGCCTGAGAAACAGATATGTCCATAGTTGATTGTTAGTAAACCTACAGAAATGGATTTTACCTTGTGCATATCTAATAGCCTGCGTATGTTGCGGCTCCCCGAATTCTGGCCCTTACCATGGTTTCGAGACGCCCAATGACCTCAAAGGTATAGCCCACAGTGTTGCCTGTCATTTCCGACAGCACCTCACTGATAGGCTTGGAAGAGTCCTTGGGGCTGAGGCACTCGGTGGCTCCTACAGCCATGGCTTTCTCAAATTTGTCTTTGTTGAGGTCAATCCCGATGATCCTGGAGGCACCAGCCGACTTACAGCCCATGATGACAGATAGGCCAACTCCTCCCAGGCCGAAGACAACACAAGTAGAACCAGGTGCAACCTGTGGAGAGAAATGTTCCCGTATATGTAAGCAGTAGGGTCCAAAAGCGAAACCTGCAAAGTGCTTCTAGTGCTATGAATTCAGAGGATCACCGTGATGTCAGCTAGGACTGAATGATTCATTCTGATGACAATGCACAAAGACAATGTGATTTATAGTGAATGCCTATTTTCATATGCCTGTGGCTTTGGTCCCTTAGCTTGCCCTTCTGGGGGGCTGGAGTCTGAGTAGGTGAGGTCAGTCATGTGGGTGCTCATGTCTTGATTGACTCCCAGTAAAAATCCTGGATATTAAGCTTGAAGGAGCTTCCCTGGCTGACAACACTTGGCATGTGTTGTCACAAATCATTGCTGAGAGAATTAAGCACTGTCCATGCAACTCTACTGGGAGAAGACAACCAGAAACTTGTGCCTGATCTCTTCTGAATGTTACCCTGTATGTCTTTTTgctttgctgattttaatctcTATTCTTTTATGTTAGTAAACCATAACCCTGAGTATAACGACTTTTGTGAGTTCGTTGAGTCTTTCTACCAAATCATCAAAAGTGAGGGGAGTTTTGGGGAGCCTCAAAGTATCCCCCTATTGAAAGTTTGGCCTATTTTTACATAGGTAAACACAAAAATGTATGTTCATTCAAAACGATTTGTCTTAAGACATGCTTCCAGGAAAAAAGTGTATCTAAAATTGGTAAGTATCTTGGTTAGCAGTATGTGCATCAAGTATTAATATGGCGCCAATATGTCAAGTAcactaaaaaaatgacaaagaataatGTACAACTAGATCCTACATCCCCCCCCTCCTTTTTCTTCGACCTCTATATTGGCAGAAAATTCTTCCTGGAAAGGCTCAAGGAGACTCTGGGAAGGAATGTTCTATGTCTGAGATTTTGTCAAGGAAATTTAGAAGCAAGTGGTAATTAACATATTCTACTTGCTTCTTTGATTTCATAAGGGTAATCAAAAAATTTAGTTGAAATATTCACTCTTTAAAACTCATTCacttagcagggcatggtggtgcatgcctgtagtcctaggtacttgggaggctcaggcaggaggatcacctgagcccaggagtttgaggttgcagtgagctctgatgacaccacctcactctagcctgggagccAGAGCAATGCCCtatctccaaaaaacaaacaaacaaacaaacaaacaaaactccaaaCCACCTCATTCatgtttttatgttataaatcacattttatgAATTGAACTGTAttgcctccaaaattcatatgttgaaatttttgCTCCCAGTATCTCAGAATCTGACTTTATTTGCAGGAAGGCTGTTtatagaggtaatcaagttattaataaaatgaggacattagagtgggccctaatatGATATGACTGGGGACCTAATGTAAAGGGGACATGTGCACACAAGAACACATAGAACACATGGAAGGCGATGTGAGGAGACACAGGGAAAAGACAGCCATCTGTAACCCAAGGAGAGAAGCTGAACATATCTTTCTctcacagctctcagaaggaaccaaccctgctgatgccttgattttgaactcttggtctccagaactgggagacaatAAACACCTCTTGTTTAAGCTGCTCAGTCTGTGTTGCTTCACTATAGCAGCTGTAGCAAGTGAACATACAAACactggtatttattttttgaaagaaaaaagatgaaacttAGCTGTAaatctaaattttagaaattaaacatgAAGGATACATAGAGGAAACAAAAATCtagataaaaatctaaataaaaatcaaaaattttaggccgggtgcagtggctcacgcctgtaatcctagcactctgggaggccgaggcgggtggatcgctcgaggtcaggagttcgagaccagcctgagtgagaccccgtctctactaaaaatagaaagaaattatctggacaactaaaaatatacatatagaaaaaattagccaggcgtggtggcgcatgcctgtagtcccagctacttgggaggctgaggcaggaggatggcttaagcccaggagtttgaggttgctgtgagctaggctgatgccacggcactcactctagccagggcaacaaagcgacactctgtctcaaaaaaaaaaaaaaaaaaatttatttccactgatttagaaaaaaaatttctaactcgaacttttcatttttcttccagctGGTTTGGCATCATGTAGAAATCACCTGAACACGTGATaggttttcaaaactttttttttccaaaaatattcaggattccaagaaaatcattttttaaaaatttagggaAGAGAGAAACTCGCCTACTCTGTTTCTTACCTTGGCGGTTTTAACAGCAGCCCCGTATCCCGTGGAAAATCCACAGCCGATCAGACAGACCTTCTCAGGAGGAGCTGAGTCATGAATCTTAGCTACGGAAGACTCGTCCACCACCGTGTACTCAGTAAACGTGCTGGTGTTCATGAAGTGATAGACGGGTTTGCCCTTGCATGTAAATCTGGTAGTGCCATCAGCGAGG is a genomic window of Lemur catta isolate mLemCat1 chromosome 24, mLemCat1.pri, whole genome shotgun sequence containing:
- the ADH7 gene encoding all-trans-retinol dehydrogenase [NAD(+)] ADH7, translating into MAGNPALEVIKCKAAVLWEQNKPFSIEDIEVAPPKAKEVRIKILATGICRTDDHVIKGAMASKFPVIVGHEATGVVESTGEGVTTVKPGDKVIPLFLPQCRECNVCCNPDGNLCIRSDVTGRGVLADGTTRFTCKGKPVYHFMNTSTFTEYTVVDESSVAKIHDSAPPEKVCLIGCGFSTGYGAAVKTAKVAPGSTCVVFGLGGVGLSVIMGCKSAGASRIIGIDLNKDKFEKAMAVGATECLSPKDSSKPISEVLSEMTGNTVGYTFEVIGRLETMVDALASCHMNYGTSVVVGAPPSAKMITYDPMLIFTGRTWKGCVFGGWKSRDDVPKLVTDFLAKKFDLDQLITHVLPFKKIKEGFELLYSGQSIRTVLTF